The Microbacterium sp. LKL04 sequence AGAACCGCATCACCATTCCGCCTCACCTCCGCACCTACGCCGGGCTGGAGCGCGAGCTCATCGTCACGGGTGTCGGCGCACACGCCGAGATTTGGAACGCGGACGCGTGGAACGCCTACGCCGACAGCAATGAGGACACGTACTCGGACATGGAGCAGGAGGTGATCCCGGGACTCTTCTGATCCTCGACTGCGACTCCCAGCCGCACGCCCTGACGCACTTCCCCGGCGCCAGGTCGGAGCGGATGGGGATCGGGGTCGAGGGCCTCACGGAACCGAAGGAATCATGGCCCACGACGAGATCCACACCCCCGTCCTGCTCGACCGTTGCATCGAGCTGTTGGCGCCTGCGCTGCAGCACGACGGCGCGGTCGTCGTCGACGCGACGCTCGGGATGGGCGGACACTCCGAGGCGCTTCTCGAACGCTTCCCCCAGGTGCGTCTGATCGGCCTCGACCGCGACACGGATGCGCTGCGCATCGCGGGGGAGCGGCTCGCCCGCTTCGGCGACCGCGTGGACCTCGTGCACACCGTCTACGACGGCATCGCCGACGCCGTCTCGAGCGTGGGCGTCCGCCGGGCCGACGGCATCCTCTTCGATCTCGGTGTCTCGTCGCTGCAGCTCGACGAAGCGGACCGCGGCTTCGCCTACTCGAAGGACGCGCCCCTCGACATGCGGATGGATCAGTCCGCGGGGACGACGGCCGCCGACATCGTCGCGACGTACGGAGAGGGCGATCTGCGTCGCATCTTCGAACGCTACGGCGAGGAGAAGCTCGCCGGTCGTTACGCGCGGGCGATCATCGCCGCCCGTCAGGACGCCCCCATCGAGCGGTCCGCGCAGCTCGTCGACATCTTGGTCGCCGCGACGCCGATCGCCGTTCAGCGCGAGCGCAGCGGGCACCCCGCCAAGCGCGTCTTCCAGGCTCTGCGCATCGAGGTCAACGGCGAGCTGACGGTCCTCGAGCGCGCCCTGCCCGCGGCGCTCGGCATCCTGCCCGTCTCGGGCCGGATCGTCGTCATGTCGTACCAGTCGCTGGAAGACCGACTCGTGAAGCGCGTTCTCGCCGAAGCGACCAGGTCGACCGCTCCCGCCGGGCTTCCGATCGAACCGCCCGAGCATGCCCCCCGTTTCCAGCTCCTCACCAAGGGTGCAGAGCTGGCGTCCGACGAAGAGAAGATCCGTAACCCCCGTGCCACCCCGGTGCGGCTGCGTGCGGCCGAGAGAGTGAGGGAGGCGTCATGAGCGCTTCGGCACTGGCCACCACCGCCATCGACACCGCGCCCGATGAGGAGCTCCTCGGCTCGGCAGCACCTGCGCTTCGGCCCGTCGGTCGCGTCGGGTGGGGCGTCGCGCCCCAGCCCCGGCGTCGCCCCCGGCGGGCGTTCGGGGTCATCGCCGTCGCGGGTGCCCTCGCGATCGCCGGAGTGCAGATGGGGCTGTCCATCGTCACGACGCAGGATGCCTTCGAGGTGAAGAACCTCACGGCGCAGCAGCGGGACGCGAACTACCAGAAGAACATCCTCGAGGACGAGGTCGCGGGTCTCAGCTCGCCTCAGTTCCTCGCAGCCAATGCGGCGGCACTCGGCCTCGTCGCGGGCGGCGAGCCCAGCTACATCCGTCTGAGCGACGGCACGACCCTCGGCCCCAAGACGGGTGCCTCCGACGCGTCGTCGATCGAGGCGCTGTCGCGGGCGGCGGTGTCGAACGCTCTCGTGGCGGGTGTCCCGCTCGTCACCGATCCCGAGGCGAGCCTCGACACGGGGGTCTCCATCGACACGAAGCTGCTGGCCGATACGCCGACACCCCCGTCCATCACCGACGGACTGCCGACCCCCGCCACACACTGAGAACATGACGACTCGAGCAACCCGCAGTCCGCGCCGTCGCACCGTCGTCGCCCTCGCCGTCGTCCTGGTCGTCCTGGTCGCCTTCGTCGCCCGCCTCATCGACATCCAGGTCGTCAACGCGAGCCAGCACGTCGAAGACGCCTTCAGCAAGGGCATGCAGACCACGACGACCCTCGAGGGTGCGCGGGGCACCATCGTCGACGCGAACGGCAGCCCGTTGGCCACGAGCATGCTGCGGTACAACGTCGTCGTCGACCCGAAGCTCGCGGAGGGCGGTATGTCCCTCCGCGACGACAATGGCGCGATCGTGAAGGACGACGCCGGCGACACGGTCATGGTCACGTGGCCGGAGATCGCCGCTGAGATCGCCGAGGTGACCGACCAGAGTCCCGAAGAGGTCCGGACGATGGTCGACGACGCCTACGCGAAGAACCCCGAGAGCCGATATCAGGTGATCAAACGGCTCGTGTCGACGGCGGAGTTCCGCGAGCTCGACGATCTCGGCATCCCTTTCCTCTCGTTCGAGCCGGTCGCCTCGCGGTCGTACCCCGACGGCGCGGTGGCGGGAAACATCATCGGCTTCGTCGGCTCGGACGGGGAGCCCCTCGAAGGGGTCGAGAAGCTGCAGGACTCGTGCCTCGAACCCACGAGCGGGAGCATCAAGTACCAGCGCGGCGCGAACGGCGTGACGATCCCCGGTACGGCGGTCGAGGAGCCTGCCGTGGACGGAGGCACCCTCAAGCTGACGATCGACTCCGATCTGCAGTGGTACATGCAGCAGCTGATCGCGGAGGAGACCGACCGCTACCAGGCCAACTGGGGCGGGATCCTCGTGATGGAGACCGCCACAGGCAAGATCCGAGCGATCGCGGAGACGGACTCCGTCGACCCCAACGACCCGGGCGCCAGCAAGTCCGAGGACCGGGGCTCACGCCTCCTGCGGACCTCGTTCGAGCCCGGCTCGACCTTCAAGCCCGTCACGGCGGCGACGGCGATCGAACAGGCGGGCGTCACGCCGGAGACGACGGTCACCGTCCCCGATCGCATGGTGTTCTCCAACGGAGCCGTCGTGAACGACTCCGAGAACCACGCGACGCAGAACCTCACCCTCAACGGTGGCCTCGTGACCTCGTCGAACGTGGCGATGTCGCAGTTCGGCGCGATGGTGGATCCGCAGACCCGGTACGACTACCTCAAGAAGTTCGGTGCCGGCGAAACCGACGGTCTGGGCTGGTCGGGAGAGCCCGAACGGATCCTCCGACCCGCCGACACGTGGGACAACCAGACGAAGTACGCGACGACCTTCGGTCAGGCCTTCACCGTGACGGCCGTCCAGGTCGCGAACGCGTACCAGACCTTCGCCAACGGCGGTGTCCGGATGCCGGCATCCCTCGTCGAATCGTGCACGAAGGCGAACGGCGAGGTCGTCACACCGAAGCTCGCGAAGCCCGAACGCGTCATCACAGAGGAGACGGCGAAGGAGGTCTCGCTCATGCTCGAGAACGTGTTCGCACAGGGCACGCTCGCCGAGGACGTCGAACTCCCCGGGTACCGGATGGGCGGCAAGACGGGCACCGCGCAGATCCCCGACGGTCACGGCGGATACAAGAAGAACCTGTACTTCACCTCACTGGTCGGCTTCGCTCCGGCCGATGATCCGAAGTATGTTGTCCTGACGGTCTTCGACGAGCCCAAGAAGCAGCGCATGTCGTCGGCCAACCGTTCGGTGTTCAAGAAGGCGATGGCGCAGGTGCTCACGCACTACCGCATCATGCCGTCGGGTTCGGAGACCCCCCTCCTTCCCGTCACCGGCTGAACCCGAGCGCACGAGGAGACCCCCAGCATGATCCGGATGACGCTCGCCGAGGTGACGCACGCCATCGGCGGCACCCTCCACCTCCACGGCACGGACACCCCCGAGACGGTTGTCGCGGGCACCGTCGACACCGATTCCCGGGAGATGGAGCCGGGCTCGGTCTTCGTCGCCAAGCCCGGCGACGTGACCGACGGGCACCTGTTCGTCGATGTGGCCGCCGAAGCCGGCGCCACGCTCGCGATCGTCGAGCGCCACGTCGAGACGGCGATCTCGCAGATCGTCGTCGCCGACGCCGTCGCCGCGCTGGGTGCCCTCGCCCGCGAGGTGGTGGCACGCGTGCGTGCCGCCGGAGACCTCCGCGTGGTCGGCATCACGGGATCGAACGGCAAGACGACGACGAAGAACCTCCTGGCGCGCATCCTCGAGGTGGAGGGGCCGACGGTCGCCCCGCGAGCGTCGTTCAACAACGAGGTCGGCGCACCCGTCACGATGCTCCGCGTCACCGACGACACCCGCTTCCTCGTCAGCGAGCTCGGCGCCTCGCGGCCGGGCCGCATCGCGGAGCTCGCAGGTCTCATCACGCCCGACATCGGCGTCGTCCTCATGGTCGGGCTCGCCCACGCGGGCGGATTCGGGGGCGTCGAGGCGACGCAGAGGGCGAAGACCGAACTGGTCCAGGCTCTCCGTCCGGGCGGAACCGCGGTCCTCAACGCGGACGACGCCCGTGTCGCGGCGATGGCAGCTGCGGCGCAGGAACGCGGAGCCGACGTCCGGTGGTTCGGACGCGGGACCGCGGCCGACGTTCGCGCAGACGACGTCGAAGTCACGGCATCCGGGACGACCGCGACGGTCCACGTCGACGGCCGTCGACTGCCCCTGCACCTGAAGGTGCTCGGCGAACACCACGTCATGAACGCCCTCGCCGCCATCACGGTCGCTCAGCTGCTCGGTGTCGATCCGGCCGACGCGATCGCGCGCATCGGGACCGTGGAGATCGCGGAGCGCTGGCGGATGCAGCCGCTCGGCGGCGACCGCGTGCGGATCATCAACGACGCCTACAACGCGAGCCCCGACTCCATGGCCGCCGCGCTGCGGACCGTCGCCCAGATCGCCGAGCCGGGACAGCGCAAGGTCGCCGTCCTCGGTGCCATGACGGAGCTCGGCGAGCAGGCCGGGGAGGAGCACGACCGGATCGGGCTCCAGGCCGTGCGGCTGCGCTACGAACGCATCGTCGTCATCGGGACGGCGGCGCGACGCCTCTACCTGGCCGCCATCAGCGAAGGCTCGTGGGACGGCGAAGCCGTCTTCTTCGAGACCGCTGACGAGGCCTACGACTACCTGACGGCCGAGCTCCGCGACGGTGATCGCGTGCTGGTGAAGTCTTCCAACTCCGCCGGGCTCAGGTTCCTCGGCGATCGTCTGGGAGAATTCTTCTCGTGAGATCCCTGTTGGCCGCTGCGACGATCTCGCTGGCATTCACCCTGTTCCTGACACCGCTGTTCATCCGCCTGTTCCGGAAGATCGGGTGGGGCCAGGTCATCCGCACCCCCGAGGATGCGCACAACCCGAGTCACCACACCAAGCGCGGGACGCCCACCATGGGCGGCATCGTCTTCGTCCTGGGGACCATCGTCGGGTTCTTCGTCGGCAGCTACACCGGTGGCACGGAGCCCACGATCTCCGGTCTGCTCGTGCTCTGGATGATGGTAGGCCTCGGCATCATCGGCTTCATCGACGACTACATGAAGGTGCGGTCGCAGCGGAGCCTCGGCCTGTCGGGATGGCGCAAGATCGTCGGCCAGATCGCCGTCGCCGTCCCCTTCGCCATCATGGCGCTGAACTTCCCGAACCAGTACGGCGAGACTCCTGGTTCCGCCTACATCTCGTTCTTCCGCGACATCCCGACGCTCTCCTTCATGGCGCTCGGCGCCGTCGTCGGCTGGATCCTCTACCTCCTGTGGATCTCGTTCATGTCGGTCGCGTGGTCGAACGCCACGAACCTGACGGACGGGCTGGACGGCCTCGCCACGGGAGCCGGCATCTTCACGGTGTCCGCCTACAGCCTCGTGACGTTCTGGCAGCTGCAGCAGCGCTGCCACTCAGCCGCACTGGTGACCGAGTACACGGCCGCCTGCTACGACACGCGGGACCCCATGGGCCTCACGATCGTCGCCGCCTCGTTCGTCGGCGCCCTCGTCGGGTTCCTCTGGTGGAACGCCCCCAAGGCAAAGATGTTCATGGGCGACGTGGGCTCGATGGCGATCGGCGGTGTCGTCGTCGCGATGGCCGTTCTGAGCCGTACCGAGATCCTCTCCATCGTCCTCGCGGGCGTCTTCATCATCGCTCCCGCGTCAGTCATCCTGCAGCGCTACTACTTCAAGGCGACGGGCGGCAAACGGCTGTTCCTCATGAGCCCCTTCCACCACCACCTCGAGATGCGCGGGTGGCCCGAGATCACGATCGTCGTCCGGATGTGGGTCATCGCCGGCATCCTCGCCATCTTCGGGGTCGCCCTGTTCTACGTCGGTTGGCTGGCTGCACTGTGACCGCTGACCTCGATCGCCTGACGAGCTGGCACGCGGACTGGTCGGGACTGCGGGTCGCGGTCCTCGGCCTGTCGATGACGGGATTCTCGGTCGCGGACACCCTGGCCGAGCTCGGCTCCGACGTCCTGGTCGTGACCGAGACGGCGAGCGAGGAGTACGCGCGTCTGCTGCCGGTCATAGGTGCGAGCCTCTGGGAGGGGGCGCTCGACGCCGTCCCCGACGAGCTGATCGCCCACCGCCCCGACGTCGTCATCGCGTCGCCGGGCTTCCCCCCGCATCACGCCGTCGTCGCATGGGCGCGCGAAGCGGGAGTCGCCGTGTGGGGCGACATCGAGCTCGCGTGGCGCGTCCGCGACAAGGTCCTCCGTCCCGACGGAACGCCGGCCGAATGGATGCTCATCACGGGCACCAACGGCAAGACGACCACGACGCAACTCACGGCCACGATGCTCGTGGCGGGAGGCCTCCGCGCCGCCCCGTGCGGGAACATCGGCGTGCCGGTCCTCGACGCCGTCCGCGACCCCGCGGGGTTCGACGTGCTCGTGGTCGAGGTCTCGAGCCATCAGCTCTGGTACCTGAGTCTCTCGGATGCCGCGGGTCGGGTGTCGCCGCACGCCAGCGTCTGCCTCAACCTCGCTGCGGACCACCTCGAGTGGCACGGCTCTTTCGACGCGTACCGGGACGCGAAGGCTGTCGTCTACCGGCAGACGCGCGTGGCCTGCGTCTACAACAAGAGCGACGTCGCGACGCGCGAGATGGTCGAGGACGCCGAAGTCGTCGAGGGATGCCGCGCCATCGGGTTCGATCTCGGCGTCCCGGGCCCGAGCGACCTCGGTGTCGTCGACGGCATCCTCGTCGACCGTGCCTTCCTCGATGAGCGCCGCACGAACGCGCTGGAACTCACCACCGTCGAGGACCTCGCCGAGTCCGGTCTGGCCGCTCCGCACGTCGTGGCGAACATCCTCGCCGCCGCTGCACTCGCCCGTTCGATCGACGTCCCTCCTGCCGCCGTCCGAGACGCCCTGCGCACCTTCCGTCTCGATCCGCACCGGATCGAGGTCGTCGCCGTCGCCGACGGCGTGACGTGGGTCGACGACTCCAAGGCGACGAACCCGCACGCGGCGGCATCCTCCCTCCAGGCCTACCCGGGTGCCGTCTGGGTCGTCGGCGGCCTTCTGAAGGGTGTCGACATCGACGATCTGATCGCGTCTCGCGGCCCTGCGGTCGCGGCGGCGATCGTGATCGGCGTCGAGCGCGCCGACATCGTGGGGGCTTTCGCGCGACACGCCCCGACGGTTCCGGTGTTCGAGGTCGACCACGCTCAGACTGAGGACGTCATGACCGAGGTCGTCGCGTTGGCGGCGGGCGTCGCGCAGGACGGAGACGTGGTCCTCCTCGCTCCGGCAGCGGCATCCTTCGACCAGTTCGCCTCGTACTCGGATCGCGGCCGGCGCTTCGCCGCCGCAGTGAACGCACGGATCGGAAAGGACGCCGGTGACAACCACGACCGACCGTCCGGCCCCGTCGGATCCGGCTGACCGCGGCTCGTCCGCTTTCACGGCGCGCGTCGGTCTTGGGAAGGTCTTCGCGCCGGTCCCGAGCGAGTTCCTCCTCATCGCCTCGACGGCGCTGATCCTGACGATTTTCGGCCTCGTGATGGTGCTGTCGGCGACGATGGCGACCTCCGGAGCGGGCGGTCCGTTCGAGACGGCGATCAAGCAGGGCGTGTTCGCTGTGGTCGGCATCCCGCTGATGTTCGTGCTGAGCCGGTTGCCGATGCTGTTCTGGAAGCGCATCTCCTGGATCGCGCTGATCGGGGCGCTCTTCCTCCAGCTGCTCGTTTTCACCCCGCTGGGGTTCGCGGACGGCGGTAACCGCAACTGGATCATGATCGCGGGAAACCAGCTCCAGCCCTCGGAGTTCCTCAAACTCGCCTTCGCCCTGTGGCTCGCCTACGTCCTCTACCGCAAGCAGACGCTCCTCGGTGACTGGCGGCACGTCTTCATCCCCGTCGTCCCGGTCGCCATCATCGTCATCGGGTCAGTCGTGGCAGGCAAGGACCTCGGCACAGCCATGATCCTCGTGCTGATCCTCCTCGCGGCCCTGTTCTTCTCCGGCGTGCGACTCCGGATCTTCGTCATCCCGCTCGTGCTGGCAGTGGGCGCTGTCGCCTTCTTGGCGATCACGAGTCCGGACCGGATGCGGCGCATCATGAGCTTCATGAACCCGGACTGCCTCGCGGACTACTACGGCGACTGCTATCAGCCGCTCCACGGCATCTGGGGGCTCGCAAGCGGCGGTGTCTTCGGGCTCGGGCTCGGCAATTCTCGAGAGAAGTACGCGTGGTTGCCAGCGGCATCCCACGACTACATCTTCGCGATCGTGGGCGAGGAGCTCGGCCTCATCGGGTGCGTCGTGGTGCTGGCGATGTTCACACTCTTCGCCATCGGTGCGTTCCATGTGATCCGGAAGACTCCCGACCCCTTCATCCGCATCGCCGCGGGGGCGGTGACCGTCTGGATCGTCGGTCAGGCCCTCATCAACATCGGCGTCGTGCTTCGGGTCTTCCCGGTACTTGGCGTTCCGCTCCCGTTCATGTCCCAAGGCGGCACGTCGCTGATGTCGGTGCTTCTTGCCTGCGGGGCACTGCTCGCGTTCG is a genomic window containing:
- the rsmH gene encoding 16S rRNA (cytosine(1402)-N(4))-methyltransferase RsmH, with the translated sequence MAHDEIHTPVLLDRCIELLAPALQHDGAVVVDATLGMGGHSEALLERFPQVRLIGLDRDTDALRIAGERLARFGDRVDLVHTVYDGIADAVSSVGVRRADGILFDLGVSSLQLDEADRGFAYSKDAPLDMRMDQSAGTTAADIVATYGEGDLRRIFERYGEEKLAGRYARAIIAARQDAPIERSAQLVDILVAATPIAVQRERSGHPAKRVFQALRIEVNGELTVLERALPAALGILPVSGRIVVMSYQSLEDRLVKRVLAEATRSTAPAGLPIEPPEHAPRFQLLTKGAELASDEEKIRNPRATPVRLRAAERVREAS
- a CDS encoding peptidoglycan D,D-transpeptidase FtsI family protein, yielding MTTRATRSPRRRTVVALAVVLVVLVAFVARLIDIQVVNASQHVEDAFSKGMQTTTTLEGARGTIVDANGSPLATSMLRYNVVVDPKLAEGGMSLRDDNGAIVKDDAGDTVMVTWPEIAAEIAEVTDQSPEEVRTMVDDAYAKNPESRYQVIKRLVSTAEFRELDDLGIPFLSFEPVASRSYPDGAVAGNIIGFVGSDGEPLEGVEKLQDSCLEPTSGSIKYQRGANGVTIPGTAVEEPAVDGGTLKLTIDSDLQWYMQQLIAEETDRYQANWGGILVMETATGKIRAIAETDSVDPNDPGASKSEDRGSRLLRTSFEPGSTFKPVTAATAIEQAGVTPETTVTVPDRMVFSNGAVVNDSENHATQNLTLNGGLVTSSNVAMSQFGAMVDPQTRYDYLKKFGAGETDGLGWSGEPERILRPADTWDNQTKYATTFGQAFTVTAVQVANAYQTFANGGVRMPASLVESCTKANGEVVTPKLAKPERVITEETAKEVSLMLENVFAQGTLAEDVELPGYRMGGKTGTAQIPDGHGGYKKNLYFTSLVGFAPADDPKYVVLTVFDEPKKQRMSSANRSVFKKAMAQVLTHYRIMPSGSETPLLPVTG
- a CDS encoding UDP-N-acetylmuramoyl-tripeptide--D-alanyl-D-alanine ligase, which gives rise to MIRMTLAEVTHAIGGTLHLHGTDTPETVVAGTVDTDSREMEPGSVFVAKPGDVTDGHLFVDVAAEAGATLAIVERHVETAISQIVVADAVAALGALAREVVARVRAAGDLRVVGITGSNGKTTTKNLLARILEVEGPTVAPRASFNNEVGAPVTMLRVTDDTRFLVSELGASRPGRIAELAGLITPDIGVVLMVGLAHAGGFGGVEATQRAKTELVQALRPGGTAVLNADDARVAAMAAAAQERGADVRWFGRGTAADVRADDVEVTASGTTATVHVDGRRLPLHLKVLGEHHVMNALAAITVAQLLGVDPADAIARIGTVEIAERWRMQPLGGDRVRIINDAYNASPDSMAAALRTVAQIAEPGQRKVAVLGAMTELGEQAGEEHDRIGLQAVRLRYERIVVIGTAARRLYLAAISEGSWDGEAVFFETADEAYDYLTAELRDGDRVLVKSSNSAGLRFLGDRLGEFFS
- the mraY gene encoding phospho-N-acetylmuramoyl-pentapeptide-transferase, producing MRSLLAAATISLAFTLFLTPLFIRLFRKIGWGQVIRTPEDAHNPSHHTKRGTPTMGGIVFVLGTIVGFFVGSYTGGTEPTISGLLVLWMMVGLGIIGFIDDYMKVRSQRSLGLSGWRKIVGQIAVAVPFAIMALNFPNQYGETPGSAYISFFRDIPTLSFMALGAVVGWILYLLWISFMSVAWSNATNLTDGLDGLATGAGIFTVSAYSLVTFWQLQQRCHSAALVTEYTAACYDTRDPMGLTIVAASFVGALVGFLWWNAPKAKMFMGDVGSMAIGGVVVAMAVLSRTEILSIVLAGVFIIAPASVILQRYYFKATGGKRLFLMSPFHHHLEMRGWPEITIVVRMWVIAGILAIFGVALFYVGWLAAL
- the murD gene encoding UDP-N-acetylmuramoyl-L-alanine--D-glutamate ligase, whose amino-acid sequence is MTADLDRLTSWHADWSGLRVAVLGLSMTGFSVADTLAELGSDVLVVTETASEEYARLLPVIGASLWEGALDAVPDELIAHRPDVVIASPGFPPHHAVVAWAREAGVAVWGDIELAWRVRDKVLRPDGTPAEWMLITGTNGKTTTTQLTATMLVAGGLRAAPCGNIGVPVLDAVRDPAGFDVLVVEVSSHQLWYLSLSDAAGRVSPHASVCLNLAADHLEWHGSFDAYRDAKAVVYRQTRVACVYNKSDVATREMVEDAEVVEGCRAIGFDLGVPGPSDLGVVDGILVDRAFLDERRTNALELTTVEDLAESGLAAPHVVANILAAAALARSIDVPPAAVRDALRTFRLDPHRIEVVAVADGVTWVDDSKATNPHAAASSLQAYPGAVWVVGGLLKGVDIDDLIASRGPAVAAAIVIGVERADIVGAFARHAPTVPVFEVDHAQTEDVMTEVVALAAGVAQDGDVVLLAPAAASFDQFASYSDRGRRFAAAVNARIGKDAGDNHDRPSGPVGSG
- the ftsW gene encoding putative lipid II flippase FtsW, producing MTTTTDRPAPSDPADRGSSAFTARVGLGKVFAPVPSEFLLIASTALILTIFGLVMVLSATMATSGAGGPFETAIKQGVFAVVGIPLMFVLSRLPMLFWKRISWIALIGALFLQLLVFTPLGFADGGNRNWIMIAGNQLQPSEFLKLAFALWLAYVLYRKQTLLGDWRHVFIPVVPVAIIVIGSVVAGKDLGTAMILVLILLAALFFSGVRLRIFVIPLVLAVGAVAFLAITSPDRMRRIMSFMNPDCLADYYGDCYQPLHGIWGLASGGVFGLGLGNSREKYAWLPAASHDYIFAIVGEELGLIGCVVVLAMFTLFAIGAFHVIRKTPDPFIRIAAGAVTVWIVGQALINIGVVLRVFPVLGVPLPFMSQGGTSLMSVLLACGALLAFARTLPTSAPGAAPARR